Proteins encoded in a region of the Kwoniella shivajii chromosome 3, complete sequence genome:
- a CDS encoding ATP-dependent RNA helicase VAD1 — MASSSTSNQDWKQGLVAPPKDLRPQTEDVTATQGSSFDDFDLRRELLMGVYTAGFERPSPIQEQAIPMGLTGRDILARAKNGTGKTASFIIPTLNRINTNHSHIQAVLLVPTRELALQTSQVCKTLGAHIPNLQVMVTTGGTTLRDDILRLQEPVHILVGTPGRILDLGGKGIADLRKCGIFVMDEADKLLSEEFTPVIEQLLALCPQERQVMLFSATFPWNVKEFSDRHMVQPFEVNLMDELTLKGVTQYYAYVEERQKVHCLNTLFSKLQINQSIIFCNSTNRVELLAKKITELGYSCFYSHAKMLQAHRNRVFHDFRNGMTRNLVCSDLLTRGIDIQAVNVVINFDFPRTAESYLHRIGRSGRFGHLGLSISLLTLEDRHNLYRIESELGTEIAPIPADIDPVLYVAPSMPDEPSPPPRPAAIKAAQAPSKPAVPQQAYSQPPVQQQRIPQADSPVPQQQQDGVTAQNGGQDGRGGRPNNAPRAPNPNGRGGPPGSGRGGVPGGRGGRGGGRGGRGGAPSQPGQSGPGASPATRA, encoded by the exons ATGGCTTCCTCATCAAC ATCGAATCAGGACTGGAAGCAAGGGCTTGTTGCCCCTCCCAAGGATTTACGCCCTCAGACTGAG GATGTCACCGCTACTCAAGGGTCatcattcgatgatttcgatttaCGAAGAGAACTACTCATGGGTGTTTACACTGCTGGATTCGAAAGACCTTCCCCTATTCAAGAACAAGCTATCCCAATGGGATTGACCGGCCGAGATATCTTAG CTCGAGCGAAGAACGGTACAGGAAAG ACCgcatcattcatcatccccaCACTTAATCGAATCAACACAAACCACTCACATATCCAAGCAGTACTCCTCGTCCCCACCCGAGAATTAGCATTACAAACATCACAAGTATGCAAAACACTCGGAGCTCATATCCCAAATTTACAAGTCATGGTCACAACGGGAGGAACAACGTTAAGAGATGATATTTTACGATTGCAAGAACCAGTACATATATTAGTTGGTACACCTGGACGTATTTTGGAtttaggtggtaaaggtataGCAGATTTAAGGAAATGTGGTATATTTGTGATGGATGAAGCAGACAAATTATTAAGCGAGGAATTCACTCCTGTCATAGAACAACTGTTGGCTCTCTGTCCTCAAGAAAGACAAGTCATGCTGTTCTCAGCTACTTTCCCTTGGAACGTGAAGGAATTTTCA GACCGACACATGGTGCAACCATTCGAGGTCAACTTGATGGACGAACTGACGCTAAAAGGTGTCACACAATATTATGCATATGTAGAGGAAAGACAGAAAGTGCACTGTCTCAATACGCTGTtctccaag CTACAAATCAACCAATCTATCATATTCTGTAACTCAACGAACCGAGTCGAACTTCTCGCAAAGAAGATCACTGAACTCGGCTATTCATGTTTCTACTCTCATGCCAAAATGCTTCAAGCACATAGAAATAGAGTGTTCCACGATTTTAGAAATGGAATGACACGTAACCTGGTCTGTTCAG ATCTCTTGACTCGTGGTATCGATATCCAAGCTGTGAATGTTGtcatcaactttgatttcccTCGTACTGCCGAGTCATATCTCCATCGAAT CGGTCGATCCGGTCGTTTCGGTCATCTTGGTCTTTCCATCTCCCTTTTGACT CTCGAGGACAGACACAATCTTTATCgaattgaatctgaattgGGCACAGAAATCGCTCCCATCCCCGCGGATATCGATCCCGTACTATATGTAGCTCCGTCAATGCCTGATGAGCCATCACCCCCACCTCGACCGGCAGCAATCAAAGCCGCTCAAGCACCTTCCAAGCCCGCTGTCCCCCAACAAGCATACTCTCAGCCTCCCGTTCAACAGCAACGAATTCCTCAAGCTGATTCTCCTGtacctcaacaacaacaagatggTGTGACTGCTCAAAACGGTGGTCAAGATGGTCGAGGTGGTAGACCTAACAATGCGCCTCGAGCGCCTAATCCTAATGGTCGAGGTGGACCACCAGGctcaggaagaggtggtgtgCCAGGAGGCAGGGGTGGGCGTGGTGGCGGAAGAGGTGGACGAGGAGGAGCACCAAGTCAGCCAGGTCAAAGCGGACCTGGTGCTTCACCCGCGACTAGGGCGTAG